The following coding sequences lie in one Sesamum indicum cultivar Zhongzhi No. 13 linkage group LG9, S_indicum_v1.0, whole genome shotgun sequence genomic window:
- the LOC105171102 gene encoding cytochrome P450 84A1-like, giving the protein MEKKMMIAHLLQALEAKPLLIFFIISLLFLFVLSRFRRKPYPPGPRGWPVIGNMGMIDQLTHRGLANLAKQYGGILHLGIGSLHMVAVSKPDVAREVLQLQDNIFSNRPATVAIRYLTYDRADMAFAHYGPFWRQMRKLCVMKLFSRKRAESWDSVRDEVDDMVRTVAMSTGTAVNIGELVFGLTRNIIYRAAFGSSSHEGQDDFIKILQEFSKLFGAFNIADFIPWLGWMDPQGLNSRLAKARASLDGFIDSIIDDHMQRRKPEVGSGEARDTDMVDELLAFYSDDDEAKVSEAEDLQSSIKLTRDNIKAIIMDVMFGGTETVASAIEWAMAELMRSPEDLKKVQQELANVVGPTRKVEEPDFDKLTYLRCCLKEVLRLHPPIPLLLHETAADAVVSGYHIPAKSRVIINAWAIGRDQTSWEDADSFRPARFLGEGAPDFKGSNFEFIPFGSGRRSCPGMQLGLYALEVAVAHLLHCFTWELPDGMKPSELDMGDVFGLTAPRATRLTAVPSPRLLCRLY; this is encoded by the exons atggagaagaagatgatgattgCTCATCTTCTCCAAGCTCTTGAGGCTAAACCCTTGTTGATCTTCTTCATTATCTCTttacttttcttgtttgttctATCAAGATTTCGACGTAAACCCTATCCTCCTGGGCCGAGAGGGTGGCCCGTTATTGGCAACATGGGAATGATTGACCAATTGACCCACCGGGGATTGGCCAACTTGGCCAAACAATACGGTGGCATTCTCCACCTCGGCATTGGCTCCCTCCACATGGTGGCGGTGTCGAAGCCCGATGTGGCCCGAGAGGTACTACAACTCCAAGACAACATATTCTCCAACCGGCCCGCAACTGTCGCTATACGTTACTTAACCTATGATCGGGCCGACATGGCTTTCGCCCATTACGGGCCCTTCTGGCGCCAAATGCGCAAGCTATGCGTCATGAAGCTCTTTAGCCGTAAACGGGCTGAGTCCTGGGACTCGGTCAGGGACGAGGTGGACGACATGGTCAGGACCGTGGCTATGAGCACTGGCACGGCTGTGAACATCGGGGAGCTGGTGTTCGGGCTGACGAGGAACATAATTTACCGGGCTGCGTTTGGGTCGAGCTCCCATGAGGGCCAAGATgatttcatcaagattttGCAGGAGTTCTCGAAGCTGTTTGGAGCATTTAACATTGCGGACTTCATTCCATGGTTGGGGTGGATGGATCCTCAGGGGCTGAACAGCAGGCTGGCCAAAGCCCGGGCTTCGCTTGATGGATTTATAGACAGCATTATTGATGATCACATGCAGAGAAGAAAGCCCGAAGTTGGATCCGGTGAGGCCCGAGATACTGACATGGTGGATGAGTTGTTGGCTTTTTACAGTGATGACGATGAGGCTAAGGTTTCGGAGGCTGAGGATTTGCAGAGTTCCATCAAACTCACGAGGGACAACATTAAAGCCATCATCATG GACGTAATGTTTGGCGGGACGGAAACGGTGGCGTCGGCAATAGAGTGGGCCATGGCGGAGCTAATGAGAAGCCCAGAAGACCTCAAGAAGGTCCAACAAGAGCTCGCCAACGTAGTCGGCCCGACCCGCAAAGTTGAAGAGCCCGACTTCGACAAGCTCACCTACCTCCGCTGCTGCCTCAAAGAGGTCCTCCGTCTCCACCCCCCCATCCCCCTCCTCCTCCACGAGACCGCCGCCGACGCCGTCGTCTCCGGCTACCACATCCCCGCTAAATCCCGCGTCATCATCAACGCGTGGGCCATCGGCCGCGACCAGACCTCGTGGGAGGACGCCGACTCCTTCAGACCGGCGCGGTTTCTCGGGGAGGGAGCGCCGGATTTCAAGGGGAGCAACTTCGAGTTCATTCCTTTCGGCTCGGGCCGGCGGTCGTGTCCCGGGATGCAGCTGGGACTGTACGCGCTGGAAGTGGCGGTGGCTCATCTCCTCCATTGTTTTACGTGGGAGTTGCCTGATGGGATGAAGCCTAGCGAGCTGGATATGGGTGATGTGTTTGGACTGACGGCTCCACGCGCCACCAGGCTGACGGCGGTGCCGAGCCCGCGGCTGCTCTGCCGGCTTTACTGA